In Chiloscyllium punctatum isolate Juve2018m chromosome X, sChiPun1.3, whole genome shotgun sequence, the following are encoded in one genomic region:
- the cldn12 gene encoding claudin-12, with protein sequence MSMACHGPHVAPALALLCGLASASALLGATLLPQWRLQQLQSPNRNDRNVTVSDGLWSRCVRFEGPPSSSAATGAGRGGCALDDPTWYRTLDQLDLRFLQFALPFALLAACSASLLCVLGMCHGACSSKIHSVDLVKCLVNAAGCQLVAGALYLLSAALVCAPSLWLLFHTAELSRRHPPSAWSPGPAAFLALGSGAGLFLASCLLFLWYCTCRPLPPPFWQPLGSYPESLQAHSVGRYSRRSRLSTLEIDIPVVPQQIR encoded by the coding sequence ATGTCGATGGCGTGCCACGGCCCGCACGTAGCCCCGGCGCTGGCACTGCTGTGCGGCCTGGCCTCCGCCTCTGCCCTGCTGGGGGCCACCCTCCTGCCCCAGTGGCGCCTGCAGCAGCTGCAGTCCCCCAACCGTAACGACCGAAACGTGACCGTGTCGGACGGCCTGTGGAGCCGGTGCGTGCGCTTCGAGGGACCCCCCTCTTCCTCGGCCGCCACCGGGGCCGGGAGGGGAGGCTGCGCCCTGGATGACCCCACCTGGTACCGCACCCTGGACCAGCTGGACCTGAGATTTCTGCAGTTCGCTCTGCCCTTCGCTTTGCTGGCTGCCTGCTCCGCCAGCCTGCTGTGCGTGCTGGGAATGTGCCACGGGGCGTGCAGCTCCAAGATCCACAGCGTGGACCTGGTCAAGTGCCTGGTGAACGCGGCAGGCTGCCAGCTGGTGGCCGGGGCGCTCTACCTGCTGTCGGCAGCTCTGGTCTGCGCGCCGTCCCTCTGGCTGCTCTTCCACACGGCCGAGCTGAGCCGCCGTCACCCCCCCTCTGCCTGGAGCCCAGGCCCCGCCGCCTTCCTGGCGCTGGGCAGCGGAGCCGGCCTCTTCCTGGCCTCGTGCCTGCTCTTCCTGTGGTACTGCACCTGCCGCCCACTGCCCCCCCCATTCTGGCAGCCCCTCGGCTCCTACCCAGAGAGCCTGCAGGCCCACAGTGTGGGGCGGTACTCCCGGCGTTCCCGACTCTCCACCCTGGAGATCGACATCCCCGTCGTACCCCAGCAGATCCGCTGA